The Nostoc sp. 'Lobaria pulmonaria (5183) cyanobiont' DNA window GACTGGTCGCAAAATTCTTACATGATTGTTGATATGAGTACAAATGGTATTTATTTAAACAACAATTCTCTCACTCCCGGTATGCAGTATCGCCTGCTTAACGGTGATTTACTGCGATTTGGTCAGGACAACCTAGTTAATTTCACTGTATATATTGTGTAGTAGAAAGCTGATTTTATAACTTTTAATTAACAAGATTTGGGGCTTAACAACAAGCTTAAGCCCTTTGTTAAAGGTAGACAAACTTCTGGGCTAAATAATTTAGTAAACCTGCTGTTGACGACTCATTTTTACCTTCTTAAATCTAAAATTCGGTCATTAGTCATTTTCGGTTATCACAAAGGACAAAGGACAATGGACAAATGACGGTGGACAGAGGACAAAGGAAAAATGAGCAATGTATTTCGGGAATTTCTGCAAAAAGTAGGCAGCGGAAACCACACAGCCGAGAATTTAACGCGTATTGAGGCAGCCACCGCTACTAAGATGATGCTGCTGGGTGAAGCGACACCAGCCCAAATTGGAGCCTTTTTGATTGCTCATCGAATCAAGCGTCCTACGGGAGAAGAGTTAGCCGGAATGTTGGATGCTTATGAGGAACTAGGACCAAAACTGCAACCCATAGCCTCTGGGCGACCAGCGATCGCTCTTGGCATCCCTTATGATGGTAGAACACGCACAGCACCAATTAGTCCGGTAACAGCTTTACTACTCGCCGCAGTCGGACAACCAGTGATAATGCATGGTGGCGATCGCCTACCAACTAAGTACGGTTTACCCCTGATAGATATTTGGCAGGGTTTAGGAGTCGATTGGACTACCTTACCACTAGCACAAACTCAACAAGTATTTGAGCAAACCGGAATCGGCTTTATTTATCTACCTCAGCATTTTCCCTTAACTACAAGTATTTGGGAGTACCGCGACCAACTTGGCAAACGTCCGCCGTTGGCGACAATGGAGCTAATTTGGTGTCCTTACGCTGGGGATGTTCACCTAATTGCTGGGTTTGTCCATCCGCCAACAGAAGAAATGTTTCAGATAGCTCTCGGACTGCGGGGAATAACAAAATTTACATTAGTTAAAGGATTGGAAGGGAGTTGCGACTTACCGCGCGATCGCACTGCAATCATCAGCTTATCTTCATCCGTAGCATCCCAAGAGGTAGAACGATTGCACCTCGTACCGCGTGATTACGGCTTTACTACCAAGAACGTACCTCTTGGAACTACTGAAGAACTGGTGGCGGATATTCAAGAGGTTTTGGCAGGTAAACCAGGTGAATTGATGCAAACAGCCTTGTGGAATGGCGGATTTTATCTATGGCGGAGTGGTATTTGTTCAGATATGGCAGAGGGTTTAGCTAAAGCAGAAGAATTATTAACCAATGGTGTAGTAGCAGCTAAACTCCAAGAACTGAGCCAGGTAGTAAATTCAGTGTTAGCAATACCCTTTAGGGTGTCAACGACTTCTCCAAAATAGATTTTTGTTCCAACCAATCCTGACCCACTTGGATACTGATATCCGAGGCAAGGTTGCCAGTGCTTTCCACCCGCACTTCTCCAAAGCCCAAAGTGCTGCGGATTGATTCGGCACTGTCACCATCTCCTTGTTGGGCGACAATATGAGTTACGTCTAAAGGTTCACCCCATGCTTTGGCCACATAGATATTGCGATATCCAGATTTTTCCAAAGCTCTAATTAACGGTTGGAGGTTAGAGCGATCGCCACCTGTACTATCTTGAATTGCTACACGCAAAGATCGTGGATCGGTCGCAGTTGCCAGCTGTTCCTGTTCTGAGTCCAAACCAAAGTGTTGAGCCATCAGTTTCGCAATACCATTTTTGTTGGGCAACCAATAGCTAGCATCAAACTCGCCTTTCTCGCTAAAGCGACCTGGCAGCATTAACATTTGCATATTAGAGCGATTTGTCCGCACCCCAAAGCCCATTAACGCCACTAACTCTTCAACCGTCAAGTTAGTATCAATGTGTTCTTTGACAACATCAAGAACTTTAGGTAATTGAGCAACAGTAGCCGGGTTGAGTGTTTGCTCCATCAAAGCGCGAATCACCATTTGCTGCCGCTGAATCCGACCAATATCACCGAGTTCGTCATGGCGAAAACGCAGTAATTGTAGCGCCTGATCGCCGTTGAGATGCTGCTTACCCGCCTTCAAATTGATGTACAAATGCTGAGAATCATCTTGGTATTTCATATCTTTAGGGACGTAGACAGTCACGCCACCCAAAGCATCAATCAGCTTGGCAACTCCCAAAACGTTAATTCGGATATAGCGATCGATTCCCGCTCCACCTAAGAGATTGCTGACAGTTCTGGCAGTCAAAGCTGGCCCACCATCAACATTGGCAGCATTAATTTTTTTCACTCCATAACCCTCTATTTCCGTGCGGGTATCTCTGGGAATGGAGAGCATATTTATTTTTTTCGTCTCTGGATCGAATTTGACCAAGAGCATTACATCAGAAAGACCATCAAAGGAGTTGACTTGGGGCAGGTATTTGAGATTTTTGGTATCTTCAGGAGGGTTTTGGATATCTGGCGGAAGTACGCTCATTCCCATCACCAAAAGATTCACTGGGCGAGTTAATTCTGAAAATCGCAGCACACCTCCAGAAATGCGATCGCTATCAAAGGCCGCCTCATCCTTGGGAGTTAGCTGGGCTTGTTGCAAAGGTGTACTGGTCAAAGACACCGCCAAAAGTGCCCCCGCAGTTGCTGACACCATTGCAATACCACTCATGCCTACCCAAAACCACAGCCAACGTCCTGATGTCGATTTCTGGGAAATTTTTTTACTAGACCTTGAGGCTTTTCCCGACTGGTTTTCTTCCGCCGAACTTCTTTGAATGGTCACAGACTTCCTCACACTTACTCACTAATGAAATTCAGTAATTTTGCAGACTAAAAACACCCAAACAAATCAACCTATAATAGCTAACTCTTAATTATCGGTGCTAACTTTTTTAATGTAGTGTCAACCACAACACTTATAGCAGCATTTATTCTTTTTTGGGACAACCTGGAGATGTTTTACTGAAGTATGGCAATAATAAACTGGATTTGACTAGATATATAAATAAATCAGCCATAAATTTTCCAAAAATCAGTAAAAACACCGACAAATTCTCACCCGAGAAAATTAAGATAAATACTTGCCAAGCACTCGTTCTGCTAAATTACTAAACCCTGGTAAACGACCAGATTTGCCCTGCATTAGGCGCAAAATCAACCAAACACTTACTAAAAAGTAACCTGATGTGAGAAAGCTATTGAGGATAAATAGACGTAGCGGAAAAAAATCTGAAGTTGCTGCTCCGGTAGATAATAATAGATAACTCAACAGCCAAGTAAGTGCCAAAGTGATAGACAGACGACTAATAGCAAGTCGTTCCCGACTACCCTGGCCCCGATAGAGCGTCCACAAGGATGGAAAAAAGCCGAGAATCGGAACTAAATGTAAAAGCAACTGTGTTTTGGGGATTGGGGATGGGGCATTATTATTCTCCCCCTGCTCCGCCTGCTCCCCTGCTCCCCTGCTCCCCTGCTCCCCTGCTCCCCACTCTCCACTCCCCATTCCCCACTCCCAATTCTCTTTTGGTTCAAAGTTCTCCATTGGGGTTAGTCTAACTCCTAAACTAGAAGGATGAATAAGACTCATATAGTTAGAGATAATAAGCTGTAAAGAAAAATTTCATTTAGTTCTATTCCAATCATCTCAAAATGCAGACACGCAAGCTACTCGACTGGTGGCAAAGATTCACACCAATAGCGCGAATCGGGGCGATCGCGTTATTCCTGCCGCTGCTAGTTCTCAATGGTTGGGCACTTTCGGTATTTTTCAATTATTTCCATTCTCTCATAGTCATTTTAGTTGGAGCCTCAGTGCTAGCATTTCTGCTCAACTACCCCGTGAGCTGGATGGAGCATCATGGTGCTAAGAGAGAGCAAGTTGCTATTTTAGTATTTCTCTTGGCTTTATCGATTTTATTGGCGTTGGGTGTGACACTTTTTCCCCTGGCTCTTACCCAAGCTCAACAACTGGTGGCGCGTTTGCCAGAGTTAATCGACTCTGGACGCTCTCAGTTAATGATATTAAATGGAAAAGCTGAGACTTTTGGCTTACCGATTAACCTCGATGCTTTGGTGGTGCAAATCAACGATCGCGTCAAAGGACAATTACAAGCGATCGCCGGACAAGTTTTAAATCTGGCTGTACTCACAGTTACTAGTCTGCTAGATATTCTCTTAACGATGGTTTTGACTTTTTATCTTTTACAGCACGGGGGTGAACTCTGGGAAAGTTTAGTCGAATGGCTACCTAATAAATTTCGCGATCCTTTCTCTAAAACAGTCCGCTTAAGCTTCCAAAATTTCTTCATCACCCAGTTGATTTTATCTACCTGTATGGCTTCAGCCCTTATTCCTACCTTTTTGTGGCTGAAAGTGCCATTTGGATTGCTATTCGGACTAACTATTGGTCTGATGGCTCTTGTCCCCTTTGGCGGTTCTGTAGGCATCGCCCTGACTACACTATTGGTAGCATTACAAGATTTTTCAATGGGTGTGAGAGTGTTGATCGCAGCGGTAATTGTACAGCAAATTCTCGAAAATTTAATTGCCCCCCGAATTTTAGGCAGTTTTACTGGTTTAAATCCAGTTTGGATTTTAATTTCAGTCTTAACAGGGGCAAGAATTGGCGGACTGTTGGGTGTAATTGTGGCAGTACCTACAGCTGTTGTGATTAAGACTGCTTTAAGTGCCTTGCGTCCTGGTAGCGGGACAAACGACAGCACCATTGGGGAGATAACTGCATCCGTTCCAGCAAATGAGTCATCGAAAGCTGACGCCAACAACACTTTGAGCATTTCTGAAGCGACATTGCCCTAATAGTTGTCTTTGCTCTCGATATACATAGGATTCACATGAGTACAATCACTACCAAAGACGGTACGCAGATATACTACAAGGACTGGGGAACAGGATCGACAGTTATTCTCTCGCACGGCTGGCCGCTTAATGCTGATAGCTGGGAAATCCAAGCGCTGTTCCTGGCATCGCAGGGCGATCGCGTCATCACCCACGATAGCTGTGGGCATGGCAGATCGAGTCAGCCCTGGAACACCAATACGCAGACAGGCTCAATGCCGACCTGCTGTCGTTCCTCAAGGGTTGACACCGAGCCACTGATTTAAAACATCAATGTTGAAGACCCAAACGGGTGCGTTCTCGTTTTTTCGCAACCCGTTTCGGACAACTCTTTCAAACTCAACAACTACAGCACTCATAATCATAAAAAAACTAGCAAGAAAAATTGCCGTTTTTACGGGTGCATCCAAAAGAATCGATGCCTCTATTGCCAAACATCTTGCAGTCGAAGGTGCAATCGCAGTACAGGCAAATGTTGCAAAAAAGGCAGAGATCGAACATCTTTTGGAATTATTTTTTACATAAATCTAAATTTAAGGTCATAAAAAATTTATTAATCAGCATATTTGGCAAGAATACACCTGGTTGGGCATTGATGATGTAGGTAGATGTAGAGCCGATTTCTTCGTTAAAGATGACTTTTTTTAGCACTGACATAATTCACGCCTTAAGAGTACAGCCTGAAATGGACTCTGCAAGAATTGCTATTTGCTGAGTAAATTGGGATATAGATGCAGAAAATTTTTCTGTGTAAACTTGACCAGCAAATGGTAATGAAAAACTATTATCAAGATTTTTTAATTCGTGATTGGGTGGAAAGCGATCGCACAAGAGCCGCTGAAGTCATCAGTTATGTATTATCAGAATACGGCCTGGGTTGGGAACCAAAGGGGGCTGACCAAGATGTGCTGCGCGTAGAAGAATGTTATTTAGCTACTGGGGGAGAGTTTTGGGTAATTGAACACCAAAGTCAGTTAGTAGGTACTGGAGCATACTACCCCATACACCGAGGCGAAAAAGCTGTAGAAATCCGCAAAATGTATCTTTTACCCAGCATCAGGGGTTTGGGATTAGGGAAATATTTGTTACAACAGCTAGAAGCAGCGATCGCAAAGCGTGATTTTCAACAAATTTGGATTGAAACCGCCAGCGTTTTGGTGGAAGCAGTCAAGCTGTATGAAAGCAATGGCTACACTCCAGCAACGGGAGTAGAAACAACAAGGTGCGATCGCGTGTATGTTAAGTCATTGGTCAAAGACTAATGACTAATGACTAATGACTAATGACAAAGGACGATTCTAAATGCACGCTTGGATTAAAAATCTCACAGGCTTACTCAATCTTTTTCTCCAATCCCATTGCCCTCTATGTCAACGCGCAACTTCCCAAGAATTCTGTCAGAACTGCACCAGACAACTGCAAAAATGTCAACGTAAAGACCCGATTTCTCTATGGCAAGAACCTATACCTGTGTTTGGCTGGGGGGAATATGGTGGCCCAGTGAAACGAGCGATCGCAGCGATGAAATACGAAAATCAACCCCAAATCGCTCGTCCTTTGGGTCAATGGTTAGGAGAAGCATGGTTGTTAAATTCACCAAGGCGAGATAGCCAGCCTGTAGTAGTTCCTATCCCACTCCACGCTAGCAAACAAAAACAACGTAAATACAATCAAGCAGCACTGATAGCACAAAGCTTCTGCGAAATTACTGGATTAAAATTGAAACTAAACGGTTTAGCAAGAGTGCGAGAAACTGAAGCGCAGTTTGGTTTGTCGGTATCTAAACGAGAAAAAAACTTGGACAAAGCTTTTGCTATTGGGCAAGAATTTCGCCATCGTCCTCCAAATGTCCCAGTGCTGTTAGTGGACGACATTTATACTACTGGTGCTACTGCCAGGTCTGCTGTGCAAACACTTCGTCAGTATGGAATTGTGGTCTTAGGATTAGTAGCTGTAGCCACTGCCGTCAAAGACGGATAAATTAAGAAGTAATGGGCAAGCTTTCACAGATAAGTGCATAAATTGGCCAAATTACCCTATTTTTGGAGAAAATTGCTTGAAATGTATGAATAAAGTTTTTGCGGCAGGTTTAAAACAACTCATCATCATTCCTGCCACATTGCTGGCAATAGGCATTAGTATCAGTGCAGCTTTTGCTCAAAATAAATTGTATAGTCCAATTCCTTTATCTAACAGTACTGAAATTGACGATCGCCTCTCAGACAAAGATATTCCTACAGGTCAAGGTGGGTTTGCCCGTGATTACACTGTGAAGTTGCAGAAGGGCGATAATTTAGCAGTTGACCTGTCATCGGAAAACTTTGACAGTATCATCACACTGCTGGCACCTGATGGTTCGACTCTGGCAGAAAATGATGATGGCCCTGATGGTAGTAGCAATTCCTTACTATTTACTCGCATCGTAGAGACAGGGAATTATGTGATTCGTGTCCGGTCTTTTGGGGAAACTGGGGTTGGGGCTTTTAAACTCAAAGTGACAAAGTTGCAACCGATTAAATGAAGTAGTCATTAGTCATTGGTCATTAGTCATTGGGCATGGGGCATGGGGCATTGGGCATGGAGAAGAGACAAAGGAGACAAGGAAGAAGGGGGAGACAAAGGAGAGAGTTTCAATAATTCCTCCTTGTCTCCCCTGCCCCTGCTCCCCTGCTTCTCCCTTCCCCACTCCCCATTCCCCATTTCTTAAAAAACGGTCAATACACAGAGAAATAAGGCTTCAGTCCACTCAACAACTGCGCCGTAAGTATCTCCAGTGTGTCCACCTAATTTGTGGTTGAACCATGCACCAGTTAAAGCGGCGATCGCACTTCCAACAACTATCATTGTCAGTGCGAGAAATAGCTGCTGTTTATCTATTAGCCAAAGTAAACCACTCAAACTAAACAACAACAACAATCCCGGTAACAAATCTTTGTAAGAACGAATGGCTTGTTTGTGAAATGCGCCTTTACCAGTTGCTTTCAGATAAGGATATCGGGCGATCGCTAATTGTTGTCCCCAACGTCCCCAGCCACAAGCAGCCATCAGCAATAACCCACGGTTTTCTGGCATATCCGCTAAAGCTGTTATTTTCAGTATCACCAAGGCGATCGCAGCCATTGCTCCAAAAGCACCTGTGGCACTATCTGCCATCACCTCCAATCGGCGATCTGGATCGCCTACTGCCAAACCATCGGCAGTATCCATTGCCCCATCTAAGTGTAATCCTCCAGTTATGGCAATCCAAACACTTACTACCAAAGCACTACGAGTTAGCACGGGCATACCAATATAATTCATTCCCGTATCCAATAACCCTAAAATTACCCCAATTATCAACCCGACAAGCGAAGCAAGACGTGCCACTCCCCGAAAATCCAATCCGTTTAAATACGGTAGTGGAATAATAGTGTAAAATATAATACTAGCTGCCAGCTTTAACAGCAGCTTTTTCCACCACTGTTGCTGTTTCGTCATCTGAATTACATTAATTTTTGGTAAATTGCTGGATAATTGTCTTTATTTCGGTACAACCAACATCAGTAGACTTTAAAACTTTAGATAAGATTTACTTCTATTAAACATTCTCGTTGAAAATTTTGTTATGCTGGTCTAAGTGGCGATTAAATAGTTGGAGTAATTCTTTATACATAAATAAGTATTTAGGAAATTAAAATTCCATCAGGGAGTAAAATTTGTGTTTTGTATTCGTCAATTAAAAACTTACTCCAAATTATTAGACGATTGCCCCATAAAATTGATATTTTTTTAAATGTAGGGAGTAAACAAGCTATTCAATTATGACAGTTTAGCTATGTTGTTGCTCTCCTTAGCTCAATCGCAATTTTCCTATGAGTCACCATCTACCCGACACCAGGATACCAGCTCCGTGCATTATTAACACGGGCATCATTGTGAATAAGCTCGACATCCGGCGATTGCTGGCAGATTTAGGTCGAGTCCACTACATCTACACCCAAGAAGATAAGATCCTGAGCGAGGGTGAAGGGGATGTGATGGAAGTTTTTGCCAATCCGCAAAGGTCTACCTTAGTGGCTAACCGCGCGCTATATCTGAATGTTTGTAGTTTTGATTACTTGGAACTAAAACAGTCGTCGCAACAAGAAACCTACTTCGATTTGATGCAAGAAGGAGTGTGTCTGCGGTTAATTCCCCGATCAACCCCTTTACAAGAGCGACGAGAGCGAAGCTTCAATGTCAGCGCCATAGAAGCGATGATGGAACAAGTACTCTCAGCTAGGTGGGATGCAGAAATTGACGATGACTGTTCTGATTCTTTCTAAATAACAATTATTTAGAGTATATACTCGTAAAGTTGGTAACTAGGTTAGTAATGAATGCTTAAGTGTTCACTAAAACTCAATTACCAATTATTGATGTTTGTCCATAATTTAGCCAAATAATATTAATTTGGCCCTAATACCATTTGGTTTTATGGCTGCTAGTACCGCAAGGCGGAAGTCAAAAGTCAAAAGTCAAAAATCAAAAGTTAAAAAGCTTTCATTTTGGGCTTTCTGGCTGTAATGAAATGGTAGGTTTATTTTTGCCGCGTTGTACTAGTATATGGATTTCTGAAACTCTTTACCGATTAGTGTTTCACAATCCAAAATCTAAAATCTAAAATTCCAAATGGCATGAGTGCGAATTTTTCTTTTCAATGTCTTGCTTGCTGTAGTCAGACAAAAGCTAGAGCAGGAGTGTTTTTCACCCCTCACGGTCTTGTAGAAACCCCCAGATTTATGCCAGTGGGAACGCTGGCAAATGTCAAAACTATCACCCCATCTCAGCTACGAGATACTGGGGCACAAATGATATTATCTAATACTTATCATCTTCACCTACAACCAGGGGAAGCGATCGTGGCTGGAGGTGGTGGATTGCATAAATTTATGGGTTGGAACGGCCCAATGCTCACAGATTCGGGTGGGTTTCAGGTCTTTAGCTTAAGCGAGATGCGAAAAATTACTGAAGAAGGCGTAACTTTTCGTTCGCCCCATGATGGACAAATTATTAACTTAACACCAGAGCGTTCCATTGAGATTCAAAATACTTTGGGGGCAGATGTGATTATGGCCTTTGATGAGTGTCCGCCTTACCCAGCGACTCGCCAAGAGGTAGAAACTGCAACTGAGCGCACTTACCGCTGGTTAGAACGCTGCATAACAGCTCATCAACGCAGCGATCAGGCGTTGTTTGGGATTGTGCAAGGGGGCGTGTATTTGGATTTGCGTTGCCGTGCGGCGGAAGCTTTGGCTAAGTTGGATTTGCCCGGATATGCCATTGGTGGCGTGAGTGTGGGAGAACCGCCAGAATTGATGGCTGAGATTGTCAAAGTGACAGCACCGCTTCTACCCCCCGATAAGCCGCGTTACTTGATGGGTGTGGGTACTTATCGGGAAATGGCGATCGCGATCGCATCTGGTGTAGATTTATTTGATTGTGTCATTCCCACTCGCTGGGCAAGACATGGTACAGCGATAGTCCAAGGCGGACGCTGGAATTTAAAAAATGCTAAGTTTCGTGAAGATTTTACGCCATTAGATGAAACTTGTCCGTGCTACAGTTGTCAAAATTTTAGCCGTGCTTATATATCTCATTTGGTGCGATCGCAGGAAATTTTGGCTTATACCTTGTTGAGCATTCACAACATTACTGAACTAATTCGCTTTACGCAAAAAATTAGAGAAGCAATATTGAGCGATCGCTTTGTTGCAGAATTTGGTCACTGGCTCAATTCATCTGAATCAGCACCAGATAAGGGTGAAATTATAAATGACTATTAAGCAATGATCGAGACTCAAACCATGTTAAGATACTTCTCAATTATGAAAGCTATGTTGGATAGGTGGATTTAAACAAACATGGAAGCAGCACTTTTATTAGCAAAATTGCCAGAAGCTTACCAAATCTTCGATCCTTTGGTAGACGTTCTCCCAGTTATCCCGGTATTCTTCTTGTTACTTGCTTTCGTTTGGCAAGCGGCTGTGGGATTTAGATAATTTAATCTATTGTTCAATTTATAGGACAGGTAGAGTACCTGTCCTATTTTTTTGTAGCGTCGTGTTTGAGCGAATTAATATTTATTAATATTTTGCAATGAATTATTATAATAAATAAGATGTTAATCAAGCTATGTCAATATGAAGCCTTGAAAGCCAAGCTTATAGTTAAGGAGGAATTTAGTTGTGGGTAATATCAAATTCGTTAAAGAAAATAAAGAAATAGTGGCAGCAGATGGTGCTAATCTCCGGCTCAAGGCGATACAAAATAGTATTGACATATATACATTGATTGGCAAGATGACCAATTGTGGTGGTAATGGTCAGTGTGGTACTTGTGTTGTGGAGATAGTCGAAGGACTAGAAAATCTTTCCCCCCGCACAGACGTAGAAAACCGGAAATTCAAGAAAAAGCCAGAAAATTACCGCCTTGCCTGTCAAACTTTAGTGAATGGCTCAGTCAGCGTAGTCACGAAGCCTTAAGTTCTAAAATCTGTCATGTATCCAGTCAGTAGTCAAAATACTTACCAAAATTGAGTTTCCTCTCTACGAAACGCTATGCGGATATATTGAATTTTGAATTTTGAATTTTGAATTGGTATAACTCTGTCATCGTTGATGCTATCCTAATGTTGTTGACTGGAAATTTAAGAGAGGCTTTCTTGCCATGCAAGTTAATGACCTGGGGTTCATAGCGAGCATTTTGTTCGTACTAGTCCCCGCTGTGTTTTTACTAATTCTTTACATCCAAACTGCTAGCCGCGAAGGTGGAAAAGATAATTAAGAGTTTGTGTATAAAAGAAATAACCCCTGCACCAATAGTGTGGGGGTTTTTATTTATCAACTATCAATTTAGTGCTGTTAGCATAGCCTGTGCTGGTTGCTAAATAGTAAAGACAAGACAAATCTTACTTCTTTACTATTTTATTACAACAATTATTATACTCAGCACTGTTTACTTTAAGCGATTGTCCGCGCCAATAATACTGGACACGTGGCATTGACTCGAACATAGTCAGACAAGGAAGA harbors:
- a CDS encoding AI-2E family transporter; the protein is MQTRKLLDWWQRFTPIARIGAIALFLPLLVLNGWALSVFFNYFHSLIVILVGASVLAFLLNYPVSWMEHHGAKREQVAILVFLLALSILLALGVTLFPLALTQAQQLVARLPELIDSGRSQLMILNGKAETFGLPINLDALVVQINDRVKGQLQAIAGQVLNLAVLTVTSLLDILLTMVLTFYLLQHGGELWESLVEWLPNKFRDPFSKTVRLSFQNFFITQLILSTCMASALIPTFLWLKVPFGLLFGLTIGLMALVPFGGSVGIALTTLLVALQDFSMGVRVLIAAVIVQQILENLIAPRILGSFTGLNPVWILISVLTGARIGGLLGVIVAVPTAVVIKTALSALRPGSGTNDSTIGEITASVPANESSKADANNTLSISEATLP
- a CDS encoding photosystem II reaction center protein K; this encodes MEAALLLAKLPEAYQIFDPLVDVLPVIPVFFLLLAFVWQAAVGFR
- a CDS encoding PPC domain-containing protein; translation: MNKVFAAGLKQLIIIPATLLAIGISISAAFAQNKLYSPIPLSNSTEIDDRLSDKDIPTGQGGFARDYTVKLQKGDNLAVDLSSENFDSIITLLAPDGSTLAENDDGPDGSSNSLLFTRIVETGNYVIRVRSFGETGVGAFKLKVTKLQPIK
- a CDS encoding LCP family protein, producing the protein MTIQRSSAEENQSGKASRSSKKISQKSTSGRWLWFWVGMSGIAMVSATAGALLAVSLTSTPLQQAQLTPKDEAAFDSDRISGGVLRFSELTRPVNLLVMGMSVLPPDIQNPPEDTKNLKYLPQVNSFDGLSDVMLLVKFDPETKKINMLSIPRDTRTEIEGYGVKKINAANVDGGPALTARTVSNLLGGAGIDRYIRINVLGVAKLIDALGGVTVYVPKDMKYQDDSQHLYINLKAGKQHLNGDQALQLLRFRHDELGDIGRIQRQQMVIRALMEQTLNPATVAQLPKVLDVVKEHIDTNLTVEELVALMGFGVRTNRSNMQMLMLPGRFSEKGEFDASYWLPNKNGIAKLMAQHFGLDSEQEQLATATDPRSLRVAIQDSTGGDRSNLQPLIRALEKSGYRNIYVAKAWGEPLDVTHIVAQQGDGDSAESIRSTLGFGEVRVESTGNLASDISIQVGQDWLEQKSILEKSLTP
- the tgt gene encoding tRNA guanosine(34) transglycosylase Tgt, yielding MSANFSFQCLACCSQTKARAGVFFTPHGLVETPRFMPVGTLANVKTITPSQLRDTGAQMILSNTYHLHLQPGEAIVAGGGGLHKFMGWNGPMLTDSGGFQVFSLSEMRKITEEGVTFRSPHDGQIINLTPERSIEIQNTLGADVIMAFDECPPYPATRQEVETATERTYRWLERCITAHQRSDQALFGIVQGGVYLDLRCRAAEALAKLDLPGYAIGGVSVGEPPELMAEIVKVTAPLLPPDKPRYLMGVGTYREMAIAIASGVDLFDCVIPTRWARHGTAIVQGGRWNLKNAKFREDFTPLDETCPCYSCQNFSRAYISHLVRSQEILAYTLLSIHNITELIRFTQKIREAILSDRFVAEFGHWLNSSESAPDKGEIINDY
- a CDS encoding anthranilate phosphoribosyltransferase family protein gives rise to the protein MSNVFREFLQKVGSGNHTAENLTRIEAATATKMMLLGEATPAQIGAFLIAHRIKRPTGEELAGMLDAYEELGPKLQPIASGRPAIALGIPYDGRTRTAPISPVTALLLAAVGQPVIMHGGDRLPTKYGLPLIDIWQGLGVDWTTLPLAQTQQVFEQTGIGFIYLPQHFPLTTSIWEYRDQLGKRPPLATMELIWCPYAGDVHLIAGFVHPPTEEMFQIALGLRGITKFTLVKGLEGSCDLPRDRTAIISLSSSVASQEVERLHLVPRDYGFTTKNVPLGTTEELVADIQEVLAGKPGELMQTALWNGGFYLWRSGICSDMAEGLAKAEELLTNGVVAAKLQELSQVVNSVLAIPFRVSTTSPK
- the psbM gene encoding photosystem II reaction center protein PsbM, producing the protein MQVNDLGFIASILFVLVPAVFLLILYIQTASREGGKDN
- a CDS encoding alpha/beta fold hydrolase, whose amino-acid sequence is MSTITTKDGTQIYYKDWGTGSTVILSHGWPLNADSWEIQALFLASQGDRVITHDSCGHGRSSQPWNTNTQTGSMPTCCRSSRVDTEPLI
- a CDS encoding GNAT family N-acetyltransferase, whose product is MKNYYQDFLIRDWVESDRTRAAEVISYVLSEYGLGWEPKGADQDVLRVEECYLATGGEFWVIEHQSQLVGTGAYYPIHRGEKAVEIRKMYLLPSIRGLGLGKYLLQQLEAAIAKRDFQQIWIETASVLVEAVKLYESNGYTPATGVETTRCDRVYVKSLVKD
- the cobS gene encoding adenosylcobinamide-GDP ribazoletransferase, translating into MTKQQQWWKKLLLKLAASIIFYTIIPLPYLNGLDFRGVARLASLVGLIIGVILGLLDTGMNYIGMPVLTRSALVVSVWIAITGGLHLDGAMDTADGLAVGDPDRRLEVMADSATGAFGAMAAIALVILKITALADMPENRGLLLMAACGWGRWGQQLAIARYPYLKATGKGAFHKQAIRSYKDLLPGLLLLFSLSGLLWLIDKQQLFLALTMIVVGSAIAALTGAWFNHKLGGHTGDTYGAVVEWTEALFLCVLTVF
- a CDS encoding ComF family protein; the encoded protein is MHAWIKNLTGLLNLFLQSHCPLCQRATSQEFCQNCTRQLQKCQRKDPISLWQEPIPVFGWGEYGGPVKRAIAAMKYENQPQIARPLGQWLGEAWLLNSPRRDSQPVVVPIPLHASKQKQRKYNQAALIAQSFCEITGLKLKLNGLARVRETEAQFGLSVSKREKNLDKAFAIGQEFRHRPPNVPVLLVDDIYTTGATARSAVQTLRQYGIVVLGLVAVATAVKDG
- a CDS encoding 2Fe-2S iron-sulfur cluster-binding protein; this encodes MGNIKFVKENKEIVAADGANLRLKAIQNSIDIYTLIGKMTNCGGNGQCGTCVVEIVEGLENLSPRTDVENRKFKKKPENYRLACQTLVNGSVSVVTKP